Proteins encoded in a region of the Lepeophtheirus salmonis chromosome 6, UVic_Lsal_1.4, whole genome shotgun sequence genome:
- the LOC121119454 gene encoding uncharacterized protein — protein sequence MRYNQVGIHLQDNTYPWYSKACSELVELCEKVASEIVEMEKLVSHFKVNCSDWASPIVSDLKLDGSVRVSHDFTQTISPVVKRMWHTLPHPDELFADLTQARSFPNWILQDVTS from the coding sequence ATGAGGTATAATCAAGTAGGGATTCACCTTCAAGACAATACTTATCCTTGGTACAGTAAAGCCTGTTCAGAACTGGTGGAACTCTGTGAGAAGGTTGCTTCGGAGATTGTAGAAATGGAGAAGCTTGTTTCCCATTTCAAGGTTAATTGTTCAGATTGGGCTTCTCCAATTGTTTCTGACCTCAAACTAGATGGAAGTGTTCGAGTTTCTCATGACTTTACGCAAACTATCTCGCCAGTTGTCAAAAGGATGTGGCACACACTCCCTCATCCAGATGAATTGTTTGCAGACCTTACTCAGGCTCGTTCTTTTCCGAATTGGATTTTGCAAGATGTTACAAGCTGA